In Caldisericum sp., a single genomic region encodes these proteins:
- a CDS encoding DegV family protein: MTKIVVDSTAYLEKEFIEKFDIKVVPIRIFYKGRDFKEGEDISIEEFYNFLKNADEFPKTSQPSVDDFISVYKPIIEKGDSVISIHISEKVSGTINSARLAIETLKTNAIKIIDSRSSIYAIRYLAEHAISLIEKGLDFETVYNETSKVVERLKDRFALSEIRYLGASGRIRKEIANIGSFLSVKPVFSFTNGVIKLESVFRSFSKAKEYLKKFVSKEYYEHGIEKVAIMYGLNRDEAEEFAKSIKESFGVLGDLIQVGCAIGNYAGPEWLGVGILGREK, encoded by the coding sequence ATGACAAAGATTGTTGTTGATTCAACGGCGTATCTTGAAAAAGAGTTTATAGAAAAATTCGACATCAAAGTCGTCCCAATAAGGATTTTTTACAAAGGGCGTGACTTTAAAGAGGGGGAGGACATATCTATTGAGGAATTTTATAATTTCCTCAAAAATGCAGATGAGTTCCCCAAAACATCGCAACCATCAGTTGACGATTTCATAAGCGTATATAAACCAATTATAGAGAAGGGAGACTCAGTAATTTCCATCCACATTTCAGAAAAAGTAAGCGGGACTATAAATTCTGCACGCCTTGCAATAGAAACGCTCAAAACAAATGCGATAAAAATAATTGATTCACGCTCTTCCATTTACGCAATAAGATACCTTGCAGAACATGCAATAAGTCTCATAGAAAAGGGGCTTGACTTCGAAACTGTCTATAACGAAACAAGCAAGGTAGTCGAACGCCTCAAAGATAGGTTTGCCTTAAGCGAAATTAGGTACTTAGGAGCAAGCGGAAGGATTAGAAAGGAAATCGCAAATATCGGAAGCTTCCTAAGCGTGAAGCCGGTGTTCTCTTTTACAAATGGCGTTATAAAATTAGAAAGCGTTTTTAGAAGTTTTAGCAAGGCAAAAGAATACCTTAAGAAATTCGTAAGTAAAGAGTACTACGAACATGGAATCGAGAAAGTTGCAATTATGTATGGACTCAATAGAGACGAAGCAGAAGAGTTTGCAAAGAGCATAAAAGAAAGCTTTGGAGTTTTGGGAGACCTCATACAGGTGGGTTGTGCAATTGGGAATTACGCAGGGCCAGAGTGGCTCGGCGTGGGAATTCTTGGGAGGGAAAAATGA
- a CDS encoding DUF952 domain-containing protein: protein MLILHIAKAGDWKEALVKGEYETGSLKSDEFIHCSLPEQIIDIANTNFRNEKGLVLLCIDSSKVKAEIKFECGGLQDYPHIYGKLNLDAVIKTFPFEPDSNGNFTLPDEIKEIASILNKEAI from the coding sequence TTGTTAATTCTGCATATAGCAAAAGCAGGCGATTGGAAAGAGGCATTGGTTAAAGGAGAATACGAAACCGGAAGTTTAAAATCTGACGAGTTCATTCACTGTTCGTTACCTGAGCAAATAATTGACATTGCAAATACCAATTTCAGAAATGAAAAAGGTTTGGTTTTGCTTTGTATCGATTCTTCGAAAGTAAAAGCAGAGATTAAATTTGAATGTGGCGGTTTGCAGGATTACCCGCACATCTACGGGAAGTTAAACTTGGATGCAGTAATTAAGACTTTTCCTTTTGAGCCGGATTCTAATGGTAACTTCACTTTACCAGATGAGATAAAAGAAATTGCAAGCATTTTGAACAAGGAGGCAATATGA